Proteins encoded by one window of Rhodobacteraceae bacterium IMCC1335:
- a CDS encoding transcriptional regulator yields MNANNLINFQQLQSKLGNRSRSAIYTDLEAGRLPKPIKMGRRSYWYEQKVDKRILELQEGQDERS; encoded by the coding sequence ATGAACGCAAATAACTTGATCAACTTTCAACAGCTGCAGTCCAAGCTGGGAAACAGATCACGCTCTGCAATATACACTGATTTAGAGGCAGGAAGGCTGCCAAAGCCCATTAAAATGGGCCGGCGCTCATACTGGTACGAGCAAAAGGTCGACAAACGCATTTTGGAGCTTCAGGAGGGCCAAGATGAGCGCTCATGA
- a CDS encoding virulence-associated protein E, which translates to MINFPLSAKAKRNGNGYVDTCPAHDDGTPSLSINHTKDGKLLLHCFAGCSFEEILAATGLKGEHLQDGSKYIRAEPPQKSEAERTAYALSIWKQTIALNGTIAEVYLKSRGLEIYSDDMRFHPKLHFSDDSTQRPAMVCAVRRHGRIVGLHRTFLNANGKKLGKKMLGPCGGGSVYVGGTGSYLAVAEGIENALAVRRMSGDHRANFYASLSATGMRKFALPDDCRDLMIFSDGDKVGMAASYDLGQRASLQGWNASTMIPPLGRDWNDELLSEIGGPL; encoded by the coding sequence ATGATCAACTTCCCACTTTCCGCAAAAGCAAAGCGCAATGGAAATGGATATGTTGACACATGCCCCGCCCATGATGACGGGACACCATCACTCAGCATAAATCATACGAAGGATGGCAAACTGCTTCTCCACTGCTTTGCGGGATGCAGCTTCGAGGAAATCCTTGCTGCAACCGGCTTGAAAGGTGAACACTTACAAGATGGCAGCAAATACATTCGAGCAGAACCCCCGCAAAAAAGCGAGGCAGAGCGCACAGCGTATGCGCTCAGTATCTGGAAGCAAACTATAGCTCTCAATGGAACCATAGCGGAGGTTTATCTTAAGTCGCGCGGTCTCGAAATTTACTCAGATGATATGCGCTTTCATCCTAAACTGCACTTTTCTGATGACAGCACCCAACGGCCAGCAATGGTTTGCGCTGTGCGTCGTCACGGGCGAATTGTTGGATTACATCGCACCTTTTTGAATGCTAATGGGAAAAAACTTGGTAAAAAGATGCTTGGTCCTTGCGGAGGAGGCTCAGTTTACGTGGGCGGAACAGGTTCGTATCTCGCAGTGGCCGAAGGTATCGAAAATGCGCTCGCAGTTCGGCGTATGAGCGGCGATCACCGCGCCAATTTTTATGCATCACTTTCTGCTACCGGCATGCGGAAATTTGCGTTGCCAGATGATTGCAGGGATTTGATGATTTTTTCTGATGGCGACAAAGTAGGAATGGCCGCGAGCTATGACCTCGGCCAGCGAGCGTCTTTGCAGGGCTGGAATGCCTCAACAATGATCCCACCCCTCGGGCGCGACTGGAATGATGAACTTTTATCTGAAATCGGAGGTCCGCTATGA
- a CDS encoding AAA family ATPase — protein sequence MNWQQATPVENQRVSQIKNAVLSAADISFDLKSDYLVKGWLGSDTMSVIYGDSNCGKSFLALDIAVHIATGQSWMGHKTRIGQVLYLACEGGKKSFAPRIEAISRAKSFLKEKRDSDNFLLLPLQVDLHGKQDAQAITAAIPEQKLSLIVVDTLAMSIGAGSENDSADMAQFIQNIGKLKAHYNCHVMIIHHTGKDKSRGARGHTSLRAAVDTEIEVKVDGAIRIAETKKQRDMENGKKVGFTLRVIELGLDDEHDLITSCVVEQSDADLSNVGRAKKVSPNERIAKQALDAAIAQFGRKMADKENYPANRNVVSIDNWRSVFLKMRIDSGAKEESVKKDFTRQSARLQESGIVHCYNDEVWIIHE from the coding sequence ATGAATTGGCAGCAAGCTACCCCAGTTGAAAACCAACGCGTGTCCCAAATTAAAAACGCAGTCTTGAGCGCAGCGGATATAAGCTTTGATCTAAAAAGTGATTACCTTGTGAAAGGCTGGCTTGGTTCAGACACTATGTCTGTCATCTATGGGGACAGTAATTGCGGCAAATCATTCCTCGCACTGGATATTGCAGTCCATATTGCAACGGGCCAGTCATGGATGGGACATAAAACGCGAATTGGGCAGGTTCTATATTTGGCGTGCGAAGGCGGTAAAAAGAGTTTTGCGCCGCGAATTGAGGCTATCAGCAGAGCCAAGTCGTTTCTGAAAGAAAAGCGTGACAGCGATAATTTCTTACTGCTTCCGCTCCAAGTCGATTTGCACGGCAAGCAAGATGCTCAGGCCATTACTGCTGCGATACCGGAGCAAAAGCTGTCGTTAATTGTTGTTGATACGCTGGCCATGTCAATCGGCGCCGGCTCAGAAAATGACTCAGCGGACATGGCGCAGTTTATCCAAAATATTGGCAAGCTTAAGGCTCACTATAATTGCCATGTCATGATCATTCACCACACAGGCAAGGATAAAAGCAGAGGCGCACGAGGACACACGTCCCTTCGCGCAGCTGTGGATACAGAAATTGAGGTCAAAGTTGATGGTGCAATCCGCATTGCAGAAACCAAAAAGCAACGCGATATGGAAAACGGCAAAAAAGTCGGCTTTACGTTGCGCGTCATAGAGCTTGGCCTTGATGATGAACATGACCTGATAACCAGCTGCGTGGTCGAGCAGTCAGACGCAGACTTGAGCAATGTAGGACGCGCGAAGAAGGTCAGCCCGAATGAACGCATAGCCAAGCAGGCCCTAGACGCGGCAATAGCACAGTTTGGCCGTAAGATGGCTGATAAGGAAAATTACCCCGCCAATCGCAATGTAGTTTCTATCGACAACTGGCGTTCAGTATTTTTGAAAATGAGAATAGACAGCGGAGCGAAGGAAGAATCCGTTAAAAAAGACTTCACGCGCCAATCCGCAAGACTTCAAGAAAGCGGCATAGTTCATTGTTATAATGATGAAGTTTGGATTATTCATGAATAG
- a CDS encoding DUF2075 domain-containing protein → MASFNEFINSIIADGNDGKAFELFCKHFLETAPEYKDQFEKVWLWDQWPNKWSHDKGIDLIAKYKGRDTYCAIQAKCYAAHNTVPYDEVTNFLADSNRSEIEDRILMMSTNRLNERTSKEVIQGQEKQVVIRDRHYFESINFNYPSHISELSKASLKPKAEPRKHQAKAIADVEKGLIENDRGQLIMACGTGKTFTTLWIKERLRANTVLVLLPSLSLLSQTMREWVWGASERFEALAVCSDPTVGKSKKGDEDISTSEVGRVTWQVEEIKSFMTSTTPKVIFCTYQSSELIEEAQRDAEIPAFDLVVCDEAHRCAGKSDAGFATVLHHDKIKAKKRLFTTATPRYYGKSIKSAAEGRGVEIIGMDDESKFGPVLHKLTFGQAIEMDMLTDYQVVVVGVDEPMVRDWIADGEIISTGKDHTTDARTLAAKIAVLKAIKDYDLKRVISFHGSIPRAKDFAQEVEQVSEIIEVEQRPSGKIWSEHVDGTMSAGKRRDLINNLKGLDGFDVGLLTNARCLSEGVDVPSLDGIAFVDPKGSQVDIIQAVGRAIRKSDNKAKGTIVLPVFLEAGDDPDTVIDASNFKPVWDVLKALRAHDEILANTLDQLRLATGRKVNKNIDHIDKVVIDVPLEITPDFAAALRAELVDATTHSWYFWFGLLEKYIESKGDAKVPSKYVTEQGFKLGIWCDTQRVRYKSQNLETARFKALDELRSVGWVWSLFDFQREQNIRAIKRFYDLEGHAIIKDRYIAPGGEKLGAVAKSFRQAYNSGTLEKKWVVYLEKELKFKWNLGQFWWLEQYKALRRWHLKNPYSSPSRSLRVQIKVTERYSETRNLAQFQQSLITSFNWYSGKRGRSGRSVAPKRLTEKQILAIERIPNWSWTKRKDEQDKWRAVLRDFLSTNNVSVLKSETIHKGYAIGRKIAKLRSKNRKKPLPSHELDFLTEMGINLDPFQQQWEHAYNLLLNYVEEHETANVPQSTSHEGFKLGAWISTQRQSYKDNKLSQERINRLSNLKDWAWIS, encoded by the coding sequence ATGGCCTCATTTAACGAATTTATAAATTCCATAATCGCAGATGGAAATGACGGAAAAGCTTTTGAGCTTTTCTGTAAACACTTTTTGGAAACCGCTCCGGAATATAAAGACCAGTTTGAAAAAGTCTGGCTCTGGGACCAGTGGCCAAACAAGTGGTCGCACGACAAGGGCATCGATTTAATTGCTAAATACAAAGGCCGCGATACCTACTGTGCAATACAGGCAAAGTGCTACGCAGCTCACAATACTGTTCCATATGATGAAGTCACAAATTTCTTAGCTGACAGCAATCGAAGTGAGATCGAAGATCGCATTTTGATGATGTCGACCAATCGGCTTAACGAAAGGACTTCCAAGGAAGTTATTCAAGGGCAGGAAAAGCAAGTTGTAATTCGCGACCGCCACTATTTTGAAAGTATAAATTTCAACTACCCCAGTCATATCTCTGAATTGAGCAAAGCTTCCTTAAAACCAAAAGCTGAACCGCGAAAACATCAAGCCAAAGCAATTGCAGATGTTGAAAAAGGACTAATAGAAAACGACCGCGGTCAGTTGATTATGGCGTGCGGGACAGGAAAAACATTCACAACGCTATGGATTAAAGAGCGTTTAAGAGCGAACACAGTGCTTGTTTTACTTCCCTCCCTTAGCCTGCTCTCGCAGACCATGCGTGAGTGGGTTTGGGGTGCCAGTGAACGATTTGAGGCATTAGCAGTCTGCTCTGATCCTACTGTGGGTAAATCTAAGAAGGGCGATGAAGATATTTCCACTTCAGAAGTCGGTAGGGTCACATGGCAAGTTGAGGAAATTAAGTCCTTTATGACTTCCACAACTCCCAAGGTTATTTTTTGTACTTATCAAAGCTCAGAGCTTATTGAAGAAGCGCAAAGAGATGCTGAAATTCCGGCGTTTGATTTAGTCGTTTGTGATGAGGCCCATAGATGCGCTGGCAAATCAGACGCTGGCTTCGCGACGGTCCTTCATCATGATAAAATAAAAGCAAAGAAGAGATTATTTACGACCGCCACCCCACGTTATTACGGAAAATCCATCAAAAGCGCTGCTGAGGGCAGGGGCGTCGAAATCATCGGAATGGATGACGAAAGTAAATTTGGTCCCGTTTTACATAAGCTCACATTTGGGCAAGCCATCGAGATGGATATGCTCACGGATTACCAAGTGGTCGTGGTTGGTGTCGATGAGCCTATGGTGCGAGATTGGATTGCCGATGGTGAAATAATTTCCACAGGTAAAGATCACACTACTGACGCGCGCACCTTGGCCGCCAAGATAGCGGTCCTGAAGGCAATCAAAGATTATGATTTGAAACGAGTGATTTCGTTTCACGGAAGTATTCCACGCGCGAAAGATTTTGCTCAGGAGGTAGAGCAAGTCTCAGAGATTATCGAGGTCGAGCAAAGGCCTTCCGGAAAGATTTGGTCAGAACATGTTGATGGAACTATGTCAGCCGGAAAAAGGCGCGATTTAATCAACAACCTAAAAGGGCTGGATGGTTTTGACGTAGGCTTGCTAACTAATGCGCGCTGCCTGTCAGAGGGTGTTGATGTACCTTCACTTGATGGGATTGCCTTTGTTGATCCAAAAGGGAGCCAAGTTGACATTATTCAAGCAGTAGGTCGAGCTATTCGCAAAAGCGACAACAAAGCGAAGGGTACAATCGTGCTGCCAGTTTTCTTAGAAGCAGGCGACGACCCAGATACAGTTATAGATGCCAGCAACTTTAAGCCGGTTTGGGATGTGCTGAAGGCGTTGCGAGCGCATGATGAAATTCTCGCTAATACTCTTGATCAACTAAGGTTGGCTACCGGCCGAAAAGTAAATAAAAATATTGATCACATCGACAAAGTAGTAATTGATGTACCGCTGGAAATAACCCCTGATTTTGCCGCAGCTCTTAGGGCTGAATTAGTCGACGCTACGACCCATTCTTGGTATTTTTGGTTTGGGTTACTTGAAAAATATATAGAAAGTAAGGGAGATGCTAAAGTTCCTTCTAAGTATGTGACTGAACAAGGTTTTAAGCTAGGAATCTGGTGCGATACCCAACGTGTGAGGTATAAAAGTCAAAACTTAGAAACAGCTCGATTTAAAGCGTTAGATGAACTGCGATCAGTTGGCTGGGTTTGGTCTTTATTTGATTTTCAAAGAGAGCAAAACATTCGTGCGATCAAACGTTTTTATGATCTTGAAGGTCATGCAATTATAAAGGATCGATATATTGCCCCAGGCGGCGAAAAGCTTGGTGCAGTGGCAAAAAGTTTTAGGCAGGCTTACAATTCTGGCACTCTTGAAAAAAAATGGGTTGTATATCTCGAAAAAGAATTAAAATTTAAATGGAATTTGGGCCAATTTTGGTGGTTGGAGCAATATAAAGCTCTGCGACGCTGGCATCTAAAAAATCCATACTCTTCGCCATCTCGTAGTTTACGGGTCCAAATTAAAGTAACCGAAAGATATTCCGAAACTAGAAATCTTGCGCAATTTCAGCAGAGTTTAATAACATCTTTTAATTGGTATAGCGGGAAAAGAGGGCGATCTGGTCGGTCTGTGGCTCCAAAGCGTCTTACGGAAAAACAAATATTAGCTATTGAAAGAATTCCCAATTGGAGCTGGACAAAGCGTAAGGATGAGCAAGACAAATGGCGCGCTGTATTAAGAGATTTCCTTTCGACCAATAACGTTAGCGTTTTGAAGAGTGAAACCATCCATAAGGGCTACGCTATTGGAAGAAAAATCGCAAAATTAAGATCTAAAAATAGAAAAAAGCCGCTTCCAAGCCACGAGTTAGATTTTTTGACAGAGATGGGAATAAACTTAGATCCCTTTCAACAGCAGTGGGAGCATGCCTACAATTTACTTCTCAATTATGTGGAAGAACATGAAACAGCGAATGTACCTCAGTCCACGTCTCACGAGGGGTTCAAATTAGGCGCTTGGATTTCAACACAGCGGCAATCATACAAAGACAACAAGCTTTCGCAGGAGCGAATTAATCGGCTCTCAAATTTAAAAGATTGGGCTTGGATTTCTTAA